From Hydra vulgaris chromosome 15, alternate assembly HydraT2T_AEP, one genomic window encodes:
- the LOC136072064 gene encoding bone morphogenetic protein 1-like isoform X2 has protein sequence MKSWPEGRIPFVIDSGFSSVVNGLIREAMNHWENETCVKFLNRTNEYDYVYIYKGNGCCSYVGRRGGKQFLSLGTGCIRFGIITHELGHVIGFWHEQNRPDRSIYIDVIYENMDSSKSFNFDPRNLNEVKTFDQVYDFHSIMHYGNNFFTKNGGKTILSKAPENAETNEIGMSYFKYKGPVLSPQDILETNLLYRCTKITECGGTIFATSGSFASYPNRYQQETNKDCVWIITTAIKFNSRSSLTVIFNDFSVGKPSHDQTGYCEDDYLEVREGKGFLSPFIIRYCGQRKPAPITTLAGSLYIRLHISGKNLKSYTENIGFNVSFKTDTCSQLIKQFPAIIHSPQFPFGYQLNTDCVWNVEAQPGMQTEIEFRFFSLRELDNEEGCLDYVEIHKDLGTAESFVGRFCGSNNPGKLVINSERVKIHFHASNVDHQGWFMGFEAEIDQYDVDECQLGLHECTQACLNYPGGYFCGCYQGYDTIYHRSSRKAQCVDKDECSINNGGCSHKCINTDGSFVCGCPKGFTISFNKSQCQDINECVNKPCNQICKNNIGSYECFCYEGYILQSNNKTCSSLSGCLGSFTSSVGRITSPQVPSTYKLPVVCVWQVQGAPHLQLKFDIVLVSKENNDCGSYVTFYKNEMERRQKTYLKKICIQSDITEAFVMSTSSAIIEYVGQFPFQTSFMVEYHSVIQNERECLYTYNASSGEVLSPGFPYQYSDEQDCLWNIHSLHQTTFKVIFLQFSLESHESCEFDYLDVEQIYYEMQRVKKIGRFCGERIPDTLFINGHASFVRIRFHSDSTNTGKGFKMVFNETDHVS, from the exons ATGAAATCTTGGCCTGAAGGACGAATACCGTTTGTTATTGATAGTGGTTTTTCAA GTGTTGTCAATGGTCTTATTAGAGAAGCCATGAATCATTGGGAGAATGAAACTtgtgtaaagtttttaaaccgaACCAATGAATatgattatgtttatatttataagggAAAtgg TTGCTGCAGTTATGTTGGTCGGCGTGGAGGCAAACAGTTCTTGTCTCTTGGTACAGGATGTATACGTTTTGGTATAATAACCCATGAACTTGGACATGTAATTGGATTTTGGCATGAGCAAAATCGTCCAGATCGTTctatatatattgatgttatttatgaaaatatggaTAGTTCAAAGTCATTTAATTTTGACCCAAGAAATCTTAATGAAGTGAAAACATTTGATCAG GTTTATGACTTTCATTCAATTATGCACTAtgggaataatttttttacaaaaaatggcGGTAAAACTATTCTGAGTAAGGCTCCAGAAAATGCTGAAACTAATGAAATTGGAatgtcttattttaaatataaaggtCCTGTTTTAAGTCCTCAAGATATTTTGGaaacaaatcttttatataGATGTACTAAGATAACag aGTGTGGTGGAACAATTTTTGCAACCAGTGGTTCGTTTGCATCATATCCTAATAGATACCAAcaagaaacaaataaagattGTGTCTGGATTATTACAAcagcaataaaatttaatagtcgTTCTTCGCTTACtgtaatttttaatgattttagtGTTGGAAAACCTAGCCATGATCAAACAGGTTATTGTGAAGACGATTATTTAGAAGTACGCGAAGGAAAAGGTTTTTTGTCTCCTTTTATTATAAGATATTGTGGACAACGGAAACCTGCACCAATTACAACTCTTGCTGGAAGTTTATACATTCGACTTCATATATCtgggaaaaatttaaaaagttatacagaAAATATTGGTTTCAATGTTAGCTTTAAAACTGACA catGTTCACAACTTATAAAACAGTTTCCTGCAATAATTCACTCACCACAGTTTCCTTTTGGCTATCAATTAAATACTGATTGTGTATGGAATGTTGAAGCTCAACCTGGTATGCAAACTGAAATTGAGTTTAGATTTTTCTCACTTAGAGAGCTTGACAATGAAGAAGGATGTTTGGATTATGTTGAAATTCATAAAGACCTTGGGACTGCAGAAAGTTTTGTAGGGAGATTTTGTGGTTCAAATAATCCTGGAAAGTTAGTAATTAATTCAGAGCGAGTAAAGATACATTTTCATGCATCTAATGTTGATCATCAAGGATGGTTTATGGGTTTTGAAGCTGAAATTGATCAATATG ACGTTGATGAATGTCAGTTAGGCTTGCATGAGTGTACTCAAGCCTGCTTAAACTACCCTGGTGGATATTTTTGTGGTTGTTATCAGGGTTATGATACAATTTATCATCGAAGTTCAAGAAAAGCACAATGTGTAg acAAAGATGAGTGTAGTATAAACAATGGTGGGTGTTcacataaatgtataaatactGATGGCAGCTTTGTTTGCGGATGTCCAAAAGGATTCACAATTAGTTTTAACAAAAGCCAATGCCAAG ATATCAATGAGTGTGTTAATAAACCATGCAACCAGATTTGCAAAAATAACATTGGTTCATATGAATGTTTTTGTTATGAGGGTTACATTTTACAAAGCAACAACAAAACTTGTAGCT caCTTTCTGGTTGTCTTGGTTCTTTTACATCTTCTGTTGGAAGAATTACATCTCCTCAGGTACCATCTACTTATAAACTTCCTGTAGTATGTGTGTGGCAGGTACAAGGTGCACCTCATCTAcagttaaaatttgatattgttCTTGTTTCAAAAGAAAACAACGATTGTGGTAGttatgtaactttttataaaaatgaaatggaAAGGAGGCAGAAAACCtacttaaagaaaatttgtatacAATCTGATATAACTGAAGCCTTTGTTATGTCAACGAGTTCTGCTATTATTGAATATGTGGGACAG tttccgTTTCAAACCTCATTTATGGTAGAATATCACAGTGTAATACAAAATGAAAGAGAGTGTCTCTATACGTATAATGCTTCAAGTGGTGAAGTTCTGTCGCCTGGTTTTCCGTACCAATACTCAGATGAACAAGATTGTTTATGGAACATTCACTCATTGCATCAAacaacttttaaagtaatttttttgcagtttagttTAGAATCTCATGAATCATGCGAGTTTGATTATTTAGACGTTGAACAAATATACTATGAAATgcaaagagtaaaaaaaattggaagaTTTTGTGGAGAAAGAATTCCagatactttatttattaacggACATGCAAGTTTTGTTCGTATCAGATTTCATTCAGACTCGACAAATACTGGGAAAGGTTTTAAAATGGTGTTTAATGAAACTGATCATGTTAGTTGA
- the LOC136072064 gene encoding bone morphogenetic protein 1 homolog isoform X1, producing MNTGQILKYDKTKEYINIFTVVMIFAFVACGDSSKNFAEDHFEIGQSCGAEGYYLDAPIPEAKTTKRKSRIKRAATMKSWPEGRIPFVIDSGFSSVVNGLIREAMNHWENETCVKFLNRTNEYDYVYIYKGNGCCSYVGRRGGKQFLSLGTGCIRFGIITHELGHVIGFWHEQNRPDRSIYIDVIYENMDSSKSFNFDPRNLNEVKTFDQVYDFHSIMHYGNNFFTKNGGKTILSKAPENAETNEIGMSYFKYKGPVLSPQDILETNLLYRCTKITECGGTIFATSGSFASYPNRYQQETNKDCVWIITTAIKFNSRSSLTVIFNDFSVGKPSHDQTGYCEDDYLEVREGKGFLSPFIIRYCGQRKPAPITTLAGSLYIRLHISGKNLKSYTENIGFNVSFKTDTCSQLIKQFPAIIHSPQFPFGYQLNTDCVWNVEAQPGMQTEIEFRFFSLRELDNEEGCLDYVEIHKDLGTAESFVGRFCGSNNPGKLVINSERVKIHFHASNVDHQGWFMGFEAEIDQYDVDECQLGLHECTQACLNYPGGYFCGCYQGYDTIYHRSSRKAQCVDKDECSINNGGCSHKCINTDGSFVCGCPKGFTISFNKSQCQDINECVNKPCNQICKNNIGSYECFCYEGYILQSNNKTCSSLSGCLGSFTSSVGRITSPQVPSTYKLPVVCVWQVQGAPHLQLKFDIVLVSKENNDCGSYVTFYKNEMERRQKTYLKKICIQSDITEAFVMSTSSAIIEYVGQFPFQTSFMVEYHSVIQNERECLYTYNASSGEVLSPGFPYQYSDEQDCLWNIHSLHQTTFKVIFLQFSLESHESCEFDYLDVEQIYYEMQRVKKIGRFCGERIPDTLFINGHASFVRIRFHSDSTNTGKGFKMVFNETDHVS from the exons gaTATTATCTTGATGCACCAATACCTGAAGCAAaaacaactaaaagaaaaaGTCGTATAAAACGTGCAGCGACAATGAAATCTTGGCCTGAAGGACGAATACCGTTTGTTATTGATAGTGGTTTTTCAA GTGTTGTCAATGGTCTTATTAGAGAAGCCATGAATCATTGGGAGAATGAAACTtgtgtaaagtttttaaaccgaACCAATGAATatgattatgtttatatttataagggAAAtgg TTGCTGCAGTTATGTTGGTCGGCGTGGAGGCAAACAGTTCTTGTCTCTTGGTACAGGATGTATACGTTTTGGTATAATAACCCATGAACTTGGACATGTAATTGGATTTTGGCATGAGCAAAATCGTCCAGATCGTTctatatatattgatgttatttatgaaaatatggaTAGTTCAAAGTCATTTAATTTTGACCCAAGAAATCTTAATGAAGTGAAAACATTTGATCAG GTTTATGACTTTCATTCAATTATGCACTAtgggaataatttttttacaaaaaatggcGGTAAAACTATTCTGAGTAAGGCTCCAGAAAATGCTGAAACTAATGAAATTGGAatgtcttattttaaatataaaggtCCTGTTTTAAGTCCTCAAGATATTTTGGaaacaaatcttttatataGATGTACTAAGATAACag aGTGTGGTGGAACAATTTTTGCAACCAGTGGTTCGTTTGCATCATATCCTAATAGATACCAAcaagaaacaaataaagattGTGTCTGGATTATTACAAcagcaataaaatttaatagtcgTTCTTCGCTTACtgtaatttttaatgattttagtGTTGGAAAACCTAGCCATGATCAAACAGGTTATTGTGAAGACGATTATTTAGAAGTACGCGAAGGAAAAGGTTTTTTGTCTCCTTTTATTATAAGATATTGTGGACAACGGAAACCTGCACCAATTACAACTCTTGCTGGAAGTTTATACATTCGACTTCATATATCtgggaaaaatttaaaaagttatacagaAAATATTGGTTTCAATGTTAGCTTTAAAACTGACA catGTTCACAACTTATAAAACAGTTTCCTGCAATAATTCACTCACCACAGTTTCCTTTTGGCTATCAATTAAATACTGATTGTGTATGGAATGTTGAAGCTCAACCTGGTATGCAAACTGAAATTGAGTTTAGATTTTTCTCACTTAGAGAGCTTGACAATGAAGAAGGATGTTTGGATTATGTTGAAATTCATAAAGACCTTGGGACTGCAGAAAGTTTTGTAGGGAGATTTTGTGGTTCAAATAATCCTGGAAAGTTAGTAATTAATTCAGAGCGAGTAAAGATACATTTTCATGCATCTAATGTTGATCATCAAGGATGGTTTATGGGTTTTGAAGCTGAAATTGATCAATATG ACGTTGATGAATGTCAGTTAGGCTTGCATGAGTGTACTCAAGCCTGCTTAAACTACCCTGGTGGATATTTTTGTGGTTGTTATCAGGGTTATGATACAATTTATCATCGAAGTTCAAGAAAAGCACAATGTGTAg acAAAGATGAGTGTAGTATAAACAATGGTGGGTGTTcacataaatgtataaatactGATGGCAGCTTTGTTTGCGGATGTCCAAAAGGATTCACAATTAGTTTTAACAAAAGCCAATGCCAAG ATATCAATGAGTGTGTTAATAAACCATGCAACCAGATTTGCAAAAATAACATTGGTTCATATGAATGTTTTTGTTATGAGGGTTACATTTTACAAAGCAACAACAAAACTTGTAGCT caCTTTCTGGTTGTCTTGGTTCTTTTACATCTTCTGTTGGAAGAATTACATCTCCTCAGGTACCATCTACTTATAAACTTCCTGTAGTATGTGTGTGGCAGGTACAAGGTGCACCTCATCTAcagttaaaatttgatattgttCTTGTTTCAAAAGAAAACAACGATTGTGGTAGttatgtaactttttataaaaatgaaatggaAAGGAGGCAGAAAACCtacttaaagaaaatttgtatacAATCTGATATAACTGAAGCCTTTGTTATGTCAACGAGTTCTGCTATTATTGAATATGTGGGACAG tttccgTTTCAAACCTCATTTATGGTAGAATATCACAGTGTAATACAAAATGAAAGAGAGTGTCTCTATACGTATAATGCTTCAAGTGGTGAAGTTCTGTCGCCTGGTTTTCCGTACCAATACTCAGATGAACAAGATTGTTTATGGAACATTCACTCATTGCATCAAacaacttttaaagtaatttttttgcagtttagttTAGAATCTCATGAATCATGCGAGTTTGATTATTTAGACGTTGAACAAATATACTATGAAATgcaaagagtaaaaaaaattggaagaTTTTGTGGAGAAAGAATTCCagatactttatttattaacggACATGCAAGTTTTGTTCGTATCAGATTTCATTCAGACTCGACAAATACTGGGAAAGGTTTTAAAATGGTGTTTAATGAAACTGATCATGTTAGTTGA